A window from uncultured Desulfobacter sp. encodes these proteins:
- a CDS encoding ABC transporter permease subunit, with translation MLEGEKLSNTSIYMHINSSIQRWLVGFGIAAFLGISYGLVAGRISWIEKATAKIPQMLLSIPGLAWIPVAILLFGIGESATVFMIAVSAFSPIAINVLSGIKNIDIHFIHAARMMGAGNKALFFRVLIPAALPSIISGLRVGLGTGWRVLVAAEMIVGNGTGLGYSIIQARWTLDYEASFACILIICIIGLLFEQVLLKQLEKKTTKQWTLFSENR, from the coding sequence ATGCTTGAAGGAGAAAAACTATCCAATACGTCCATCTACATGCATATTAACAGCAGCATTCAGCGATGGTTGGTGGGATTCGGAATTGCCGCTTTTTTAGGGATTAGTTATGGCCTGGTTGCAGGGCGCATTTCATGGATAGAAAAAGCAACTGCTAAGATTCCACAGATGCTTCTTAGTATTCCAGGACTGGCATGGATCCCTGTTGCGATTCTTCTGTTTGGAATTGGCGAGTCTGCTACAGTTTTCATGATTGCTGTTTCTGCATTTTCTCCTATTGCCATCAATGTATTATCCGGCATAAAAAACATTGATATCCATTTTATCCATGCCGCAAGGATGATGGGTGCTGGAAACAAAGCTCTTTTTTTTCGAGTTTTGATTCCGGCGGCACTGCCATCGATCATAAGTGGGCTTAGGGTCGGCCTCGGAACGGGTTGGCGGGTTCTAGTGGCAGCAGAAATGATTGTCGGAAATGGAACCGGTTTAGGATACTCCATCATTCAGGCAAGATGGACGCTTGATTACGAAGCTTCTTTTGCCTGCATTCTTATAATCTGCATTATCGGACTTTTGTTTGAGCAGGTATTACTAAAACAACTTGAGAAAAAAACAACTAAACAATGGACGTTGTTTTCTGAGAACCGATGA
- a CDS encoding ABC transporter ATP-binding protein, giving the protein MIQLENVTKRFELNGICLPPVLSDLHLSVAQGEFLCVLGPSGCGKTTLLNLIAGFTRPSKGRVLFVQKEIKGPSPERGVVFQDATLFPWLTVMQNVGFGIKMKGMKGELLEKNTLRFLDMMGLRNHAGKYPYALSGGMRQRVAIARVLALEPRILLMDEPFSALDANTRERLQDELLRIWAIHKRTIIYITHSVEEATYLADRVVVFGEAQTGLVADLPISLKRPRRRDDRDFLIVKNLLRSRLAEQPCCIQPQHIIGDRSV; this is encoded by the coding sequence ATGATTCAACTCGAAAATGTCACTAAACGTTTTGAGCTGAATGGTATCTGTTTGCCTCCGGTTTTATCAGACCTTCATCTTTCTGTTGCTCAAGGCGAGTTTTTATGTGTGCTCGGACCTAGCGGATGTGGCAAAACGACCCTGTTGAACCTGATTGCAGGTTTTACACGGCCATCAAAAGGACGGGTTCTATTTGTCCAAAAAGAGATAAAAGGTCCGTCTCCAGAGCGTGGGGTCGTCTTCCAGGACGCAACGCTATTCCCATGGCTCACGGTGATGCAAAATGTTGGATTCGGCATTAAAATGAAGGGCATGAAAGGTGAACTTTTAGAAAAAAATACCTTGAGGTTTCTTGATATGATGGGGCTTCGTAACCATGCTGGCAAATACCCGTACGCACTTTCGGGTGGTATGCGCCAGAGGGTTGCTATTGCAAGGGTTCTGGCTCTTGAGCCACGGATATTGCTAATGGACGAACCGTTCAGTGCATTGGACGCTAATACAAGAGAACGTCTTCAGGATGAATTACTGAGAATCTGGGCCATCCATAAAAGAACCATTATTTATATAACCCATAGCGTGGAAGAAGCGACGTATCTGGCAGACAGAGTTGTTGTTTTTGGGGAAGCACAAACTGGTCTTGTTGCTGATTTGCCTATTTCGTTAAAGAGACCGAGACGAAGGGATGACAGAGACTTCCTGATTGTAAAGAATCTTCTGCGCTCGCGTCTTGCGGAGCAGCCATGCTGCATCCAACCCCAACACATCATAGGAGATAGAAGTGTATGA
- a CDS encoding ABC transporter substrate-binding protein, translating into MRPRTKNKFYYVIFLFGFCLSGICITSISAAEQDVIRFAYQDRIGSVIPIIAAKKNFYKNEGLKIQSLRFSSGPACAEALFSGAADIGAMGDTTAIIMVSRSPRFVIIASHATGEHRHRVMVRKKSPMQSVRDLYGMRIGVKKGTSTYGGLLAALKKNGLSESDIQIIDISPPIMTDALFAGSIDAFAASEPTPSTAEEKGARELTTLGGLGNQYPILILANRDILKKRKSSVMKVLHAMKKASAYVEGHPQETVTIMAKETGLSEVTCQKAMEKHVYHMKLDSEIILSLKQTATFLKRQGIIKDLSDLSTAIGPGLLN; encoded by the coding sequence ATGAGACCAAGAACAAAAAATAAATTTTATTATGTAATTTTTTTATTTGGTTTTTGTCTGTCAGGTATATGCATAACATCAATATCAGCAGCAGAACAAGATGTGATTCGGTTTGCATATCAGGATCGTATCGGCAGTGTGATTCCTATTATTGCCGCCAAAAAAAATTTCTATAAAAATGAAGGACTAAAGATCCAGTCTCTACGTTTTAGCAGCGGCCCAGCCTGTGCCGAAGCTCTTTTTTCCGGCGCTGCTGATATCGGTGCCATGGGAGATACCACAGCTATCATAATGGTATCTCGTTCTCCCCGTTTTGTCATTATTGCAAGCCATGCGACAGGTGAGCATCGACATCGCGTCATGGTTAGGAAGAAATCTCCAATGCAGTCGGTCAGGGATCTTTATGGAATGCGCATTGGAGTGAAAAAGGGAACTTCAACCTACGGTGGACTGCTTGCTGCGCTAAAGAAAAACGGTCTATCCGAAAGTGATATCCAAATTATTGACATCTCTCCACCAATAATGACGGATGCGCTCTTTGCAGGGTCTATAGATGCTTTTGCAGCCAGCGAGCCCACGCCTTCTACAGCTGAAGAAAAAGGGGCACGGGAATTAACAACTCTTGGCGGATTAGGCAATCAGTATCCGATTCTCATTCTTGCGAACCGGGATATTCTGAAAAAAAGAAAATCTTCAGTCATGAAAGTATTGCATGCCATGAAAAAGGCATCAGCTTATGTCGAAGGTCATCCTCAAGAGACGGTTACCATAATGGCTAAAGAGACCGGGCTATCCGAAGTCACCTGTCAAAAAGCCATGGAAAAACATGTGTATCATATGAAATTGGATTCCGAGATAATTTTAAGCCTGAAACAGACAGCTACTTTTTTAAAGAGGCAAGGAATTATCAAAGATTTATCCGACCTATCCACAGCTATAGGTCCCGGCTTGCTGAATTGA
- a CDS encoding methyl-accepting chemotaxis protein, giving the protein MFSNLKIGTRLYLLISFFIILMIGVGLMGLWTAKQTQMRLNRVYKDRVVPLKDLKLIADMYAINIVDTSHKVRNNNLTWQKGRKNVVEAIGLIEKRWLDYLATTLVPEEEKLVEDAKPLMKSAETSISRLLEIFRKEDKEALEKYTIYDLYPVIDPISDKFSELIDIQLIVAKKEFDDAFSAYQRGKIISITVILTGIILGIIFGRIILRGITGPVQKAVNFVGKIAKGDFTSTLIIDQQDEIGKMSTALSNTVSELSSMIKDIITGVNTLSSSSTELSSIAEEMASSADQTSGKSNTVATAAEEMTANMNSISAAMEQSSTNVNTVASAAEEMSSTINEIAENAENARRISINAVEKVNESTGKMNELSAAAKAIGHVVETITDISEQVNLLSLNATIEAARAGEAGKGFAVVANEIKGLAKQTSEASIDIKAKIGNIQESSSGSLVDMREISAVITEVNDIVSTIAAAVVEQSSATREISENISQASQGIDEVNQNVSQSSIVADEITKDISDVNQSSSEMADRSGQVSLSAEELSKLAANLNEMVGRFKV; this is encoded by the coding sequence ATGTTTAGTAATTTAAAAATTGGAACACGACTTTACTTACTTATCAGTTTTTTCATTATCTTAATGATTGGGGTCGGTCTAATGGGACTATGGACCGCAAAGCAAACGCAAATGAGGCTTAATAGGGTATACAAGGATCGTGTCGTGCCACTGAAGGACCTGAAACTCATTGCAGATATGTACGCTATTAACATTGTTGACACCTCCCACAAAGTTCGCAATAACAACCTGACTTGGCAAAAAGGGCGAAAAAACGTAGTGGAGGCGATAGGCCTTATAGAGAAAAGATGGCTTGATTATTTGGCGACGACCTTGGTGCCAGAAGAGGAAAAATTGGTCGAAGATGCTAAGCCCCTGATGAAATCCGCCGAAACTTCAATCTCCAGATTATTAGAAATATTTAGAAAGGAAGATAAAGAGGCTCTTGAGAAATATACCATATACGATCTTTACCCCGTAATCGATCCAATTTCAGACAAGTTCAGTGAGCTGATAGATATTCAGCTCATCGTCGCTAAAAAAGAATTTGACGATGCTTTTAGCGCATACCAAAGAGGAAAAATTATTTCCATTACAGTTATACTTACAGGTATAATATTGGGGATTATTTTCGGTAGAATTATTTTGCGTGGTATCACCGGACCCGTTCAAAAAGCCGTAAATTTTGTTGGCAAGATTGCCAAAGGAGACTTTACTTCCACTCTTATAATTGATCAGCAGGATGAAATTGGCAAAATGTCAACGGCTCTCAGCAATACAGTTTCTGAACTTAGCAGTATGATCAAAGATATTATCACCGGTGTAAATACATTGTCTTCATCTTCCACAGAGTTGTCATCCATTGCTGAAGAGATGGCTTCCAGCGCGGACCAAACTTCTGGGAAATCTAATACAGTGGCAACAGCAGCCGAAGAGATGACGGCCAATATGAATTCTATTTCCGCTGCTATGGAGCAGTCCAGCACCAATGTTAATACAGTTGCAAGTGCAGCGGAAGAAATGAGTTCCACGATAAATGAAATTGCTGAAAATGCTGAAAATGCCAGGAGAATTTCCATCAATGCCGTGGAAAAAGTCAATGAATCTACGGGTAAGATGAACGAACTGAGTGCTGCTGCCAAAGCCATTGGTCATGTGGTGGAAACCATCACCGATATTTCCGAGCAGGTCAATCTTCTATCCTTGAACGCCACCATTGAAGCGGCAAGGGCCGGGGAAGCCGGTAAAGGATTTGCTGTTGTGGCCAATGAGATCAAAGGCCTGGCCAAACAGACCTCAGAGGCCTCTATAGATATCAAGGCAAAAATAGGAAATATTCAGGAAAGTTCCAGCGGTTCATTGGTGGATATGAGGGAAATTTCTGCTGTTATTACCGAGGTTAATGATATTGTATCCACCATTGCCGCGGCAGTGGTGGAGCAGTCTTCTGCTACACGGGAGATTTCAGAGAATATCTCTCAGGCCTCCCAAGGCATTGACGAAGTGAACCAGAATGTGAGCCAAAGTTCTATTGTGGCTGACGAAATTACAAAAGATATCAGTGATGTCAACCAGTCATCCAGCGAAATGGCTGACAGAAGCGGTCAGGTCAGTCTAAGCGCCGAAGAGCTGTCAAAACTTGCTGCTAATCTTAATGAAATGGTGGGCCGGTTCAAAGTGTAA
- a CDS encoding type II toxin-antitoxin system RelE/ParE family toxin produces MVWKVEFQKDAEKELARIDRQQAKRILRYLFERIATEEDPRRFGDGLKSNLAGLWKYRVRDYRVICEIQDAAVKVIVVRIGHRREVYKF; encoded by the coding sequence ATGGTCTGGAAAGTTGAATTCCAAAAGGATGCTGAAAAGGAACTGGCCCGGATTGATCGGCAACAGGCAAAACGGATTTTACGATATCTGTTCGAACGAATTGCTACGGAGGAAGACCCCAGGCGATTCGGTGACGGCCTTAAAAGCAATTTGGCTGGATTGTGGAAGTATCGAGTTAGAGACTATCGGGTCATCTGTGAAATTCAAGACGCCGCTGTAAAAGTCATTGTGGTCCGGATCGGTCACCGCCGAGAAGTATATAAATTTTAA
- a CDS encoding DUF6290 family protein: MSYKELETGILIVVDHNLQNYTFLPLVEPRKLTNFFYRLTINTCIQNRKGANMPTSVRLPDETEKRLAALALATGRSKAFYIREAILQYIDDMEDVYLAEKRIEEMKRSGDQTIPLEKLMEQYGLES; encoded by the coding sequence GTGAGTTATAAAGAATTAGAAACGGGAATTTTAATTGTCGTTGATCATAATCTCCAAAATTATACATTCCTGCCTCTGGTCGAACCCCGAAAATTGACAAATTTTTTTTATAGACTTACAATAAATACATGTATTCAAAATAGAAAAGGAGCAAACATGCCAACGTCCGTAAGATTACCAGACGAAACTGAGAAAAGATTAGCGGCTCTGGCTTTAGCAACAGGCCGGTCAAAAGCCTTTTATATCCGTGAAGCCATTTTGCAATATATTGATGATATGGAAGATGTCTATTTGGCCGAAAAACGCATTGAAGAGATGAAACGCAGCGGAGATCAGACAATTCCACTTGAAAAATTGATGGAGCAATATGGTCTGGAAAGTTGA
- a CDS encoding calcium/sodium antiporter — protein sequence MEEIVIALLALIFGLILLVWSADRFVDGAAATARHFGVPPLIIGMVIVGFGTSAPEMLVSALAALKNSPGIAIGNAYGSNIANIGLILGITALINPIMFHSNILRKELPILTIVTGVSIVLLMDLRISLIDGIILLVLFIGLLSWTLQQGIHQKADPMGMEMEQELKSDQRPLSKAVLWLFTGLILLIISSRILVWGAVQIAMFLGVSDMIIGLTVVALGTSLPELASSILSIKKGEHDIALGNVLGSNLFNTLAVVGIAGVIHPFEIPAEALVRDTVVMTGLTLSLFIIGFGFRGRPGRINRIEGLILLLVYIVYTIYLACSALNA from the coding sequence ATGGAAGAAATTGTTATTGCTTTACTTGCGTTAATTTTCGGACTGATCTTGCTTGTCTGGAGTGCAGACCGTTTTGTTGACGGGGCTGCGGCCACCGCACGGCATTTTGGTGTACCGCCGTTGATTATCGGAATGGTGATCGTTGGTTTCGGTACATCGGCTCCGGAGATGCTTGTTTCTGCACTGGCTGCATTGAAGAACAGCCCCGGTATCGCCATAGGAAATGCATACGGGTCGAACATTGCCAACATTGGATTAATTTTAGGGATTACCGCTCTGATCAACCCTATTATGTTTCACTCCAACATATTGAGAAAAGAACTTCCCATCCTTACAATCGTTACGGGCGTTTCCATTGTCCTTTTAATGGATCTTCGAATATCTTTGATTGATGGAATCATACTGTTGGTTCTTTTTATCGGTCTCCTTTCTTGGACACTCCAACAAGGAATCCATCAAAAAGCTGATCCCATGGGCATGGAAATGGAGCAGGAATTGAAATCCGATCAAAGGCCTTTAAGCAAAGCAGTTTTGTGGCTTTTTACCGGGCTGATTCTTCTGATCATCAGTTCACGGATTCTGGTCTGGGGGGCTGTGCAAATTGCAATGTTTTTAGGCGTCAGTGATATGATCATCGGCCTTACCGTTGTTGCCTTAGGCACTTCTCTTCCTGAACTTGCTTCCTCGATCCTTTCCATAAAAAAAGGAGAGCACGATATTGCCCTCGGCAATGTTTTAGGGTCCAATCTGTTCAATACATTAGCGGTTGTCGGAATCGCCGGTGTCATTCATCCCTTTGAAATCCCTGCCGAAGCCCTTGTCAGGGATACGGTGGTGATGACGGGATTAACCTTATCCCTTTTCATTATCGGATTCGGTTTCAGAGGAAGGCCCGGTCGGATAAACAGAATAGAGGGACTTATACTTTTATTGGTTTACATTGTTTATACCATCTACCTGGCATGTTCGGCACTGAATGCGTGA
- a CDS encoding sigma-54 dependent transcriptional regulator — protein sequence MNKVLIIDDDSNIMTTLEIYFEENNFEVFSAKTAEKGLACAKSRLPDLILLDLKLPDKSGLDVLQEIIESEIKTQVLMITAYASIETAVSAVKMGAFDYLPKPFVPGQLDLVLEKIKRFSQMENEIASLKGIFSEGGFITRNPRLLKILKTARQASDSDATMLIGGESGTGKSLLARLIHDWSPRSEKPFVVVDCAAFQENLLESDLFGHVKGAFTGAVKEKLGKLKLADGGTVFLDEVSEIPKSIQGKLLRFIQEHEYECIGDPEPRSVDVRIIAATNRDLEALVEDGVFRKDLYFRLNVVELFLPPLRERPEDIKLLSEMLLKKSSRVNGKKIRSMDQAALERFQAYPWPGNVRELANIIERAVITAGGKVLTEKDLSPGILNYNPEQSTHEKLECLAEIEKHHIQKVILNAVSLDEAAKILGIDPATLWRKRKKYQID from the coding sequence ATGAATAAAGTCCTGATCATTGACGACGATTCCAATATTATGACGACACTGGAGATTTATTTTGAAGAGAATAACTTTGAGGTCTTCAGCGCAAAAACTGCAGAAAAAGGACTTGCGTGTGCCAAGAGCCGGCTTCCTGATTTAATCCTGCTGGATCTGAAACTGCCTGACAAAAGCGGCCTGGATGTGCTCCAGGAAATTATTGAAAGCGAAATCAAAACCCAGGTGCTGATGATTACCGCATATGCCAGTATAGAAACTGCTGTAAGTGCTGTAAAAATGGGGGCTTTTGACTATCTGCCCAAACCTTTTGTGCCGGGGCAGTTGGATCTTGTTCTGGAAAAAATTAAGCGGTTTAGTCAAATGGAAAACGAAATTGCGTCCCTCAAGGGCATCTTCTCCGAAGGCGGTTTTATAACCCGCAATCCAAGGCTTCTTAAAATTCTCAAAACAGCAAGGCAGGCTTCGGACTCTGATGCCACCATGCTCATCGGCGGTGAGAGCGGAACCGGTAAAAGCCTTCTTGCCAGGCTTATACATGACTGGAGCCCCCGATCGGAAAAACCCTTTGTCGTGGTGGACTGTGCCGCCTTTCAGGAAAATTTGTTGGAGAGTGATCTTTTCGGCCATGTTAAGGGAGCCTTTACCGGGGCGGTTAAGGAGAAGCTTGGCAAACTCAAGCTGGCGGACGGGGGAACAGTTTTTCTTGACGAGGTGTCTGAAATCCCGAAATCAATTCAGGGGAAACTGCTCCGTTTTATTCAGGAACATGAGTATGAATGTATCGGAGATCCGGAGCCAAGATCTGTGGATGTTCGTATCATTGCTGCAACCAACAGAGACCTGGAAGCCCTGGTCGAGGATGGTGTGTTTAGAAAGGACCTTTACTTCCGTCTCAATGTGGTGGAGCTTTTTCTGCCCCCGCTCCGGGAACGTCCGGAGGACATAAAGCTGCTGTCTGAAATGTTATTAAAAAAATCCTCACGGGTAAACGGGAAAAAGATTCGAAGTATGGACCAGGCGGCCCTGGAACGATTTCAGGCTTACCCCTGGCCGGGTAATGTCAGAGAGCTTGCCAATATCATTGAGCGGGCCGTAATTACAGCCGGTGGTAAGGTGCTCACAGAAAAGGATCTATCCCCCGGTATATTAAACTATAATCCGGAGCAGTCTACGCATGAAAAGTTGGAATGTCTGGCTGAAATTGAAAAACATCATATCCAGAAAGTCATTTTGAACGCGGTATCCCTTGACGAAGCCGCAAAAATACTGGGGATAGATCCTGCAACGTTGTGGAGAAAAAGAAAAAAATACCAGATTGACTGA
- a CDS encoding HAMP domain-containing sensor histidine kinase, whose product MPTIALIAAAFLNHQYLTILGESAEQILSKNYKSIKAAQESRKLLEEIRNLFLAPVNRKARLADIPPELVKKISDALDICRDNITEKGELELIEQLLQNYSQYKKAASLLDKRKSKVWNEQEIFDIFTITAGMILTIDELVSVNEQAMERAEIETRTLAGQAQRNALVFFGIVIVTLLSLNYFFSHRIAMPIIKLAGQLSKIKEGSGDYPNMPVKTNDEIGVLSGAFNQLFKRISHYDNHRDNIIAAEKEKVRQSEEAKGKFIADISHQLKTPMTSLSMSLGLLQSRGEKLIPEKQKKLYDTAIDDCSRLASLINELVDVSRLETMSQPRPKETLDIKMVITESVTPLIKQAERKEISIHLDIPDNLPDVTIDSFRFPWVITNLIGNALRYTSKGGVILFKAYRQGERCYFQCSDTGEGIKPEYLPHIFDRFTQFSERGKSGTVGLGLAIVKDIIDQHGGDIKVKSQVGEGTSFTFWIPGSIKENTDE is encoded by the coding sequence TTGCCAACGATTGCGCTGATCGCAGCCGCGTTTCTTAATCATCAATATCTAACAATCCTGGGAGAAAGCGCAGAACAAATCCTGTCCAAAAATTACAAAAGCATTAAGGCAGCCCAGGAGAGCAGAAAATTATTAGAAGAGATTCGAAATCTTTTTCTTGCCCCGGTTAACAGAAAAGCGCGTTTAGCGGATATCCCTCCGGAGCTTGTAAAAAAAATTTCTGATGCGCTTGATATCTGTAGAGACAACATCACGGAAAAGGGTGAACTTGAACTCATTGAACAACTGCTCCAAAATTATTCTCAATATAAAAAAGCAGCCTCTCTTTTAGACAAAAGAAAATCAAAAGTATGGAACGAGCAGGAAATTTTCGACATATTTACCATTACCGCAGGAATGATTCTGACGATTGATGAGCTTGTCTCGGTGAATGAGCAGGCTATGGAACGGGCCGAAATAGAAACCCGAACCCTTGCAGGGCAGGCCCAGAGAAATGCCTTGGTGTTCTTCGGGATTGTTATTGTAACCCTGTTGAGTTTAAATTATTTTTTTTCACACAGAATCGCAATGCCTATTATTAAGCTGGCCGGTCAACTGTCCAAAATTAAAGAAGGAAGTGGGGACTATCCCAACATGCCTGTAAAAACCAATGATGAAATCGGGGTTCTTTCCGGAGCGTTCAATCAACTTTTCAAACGGATTTCACACTATGACAATCACCGAGATAATATTATTGCTGCAGAAAAAGAGAAGGTGCGACAGAGCGAGGAGGCAAAAGGCAAATTCATTGCCGATATCTCCCATCAGTTGAAAACGCCTATGACATCATTAAGCATGAGCCTGGGTCTGCTGCAGAGCCGAGGAGAAAAGTTAATCCCGGAAAAACAAAAAAAACTCTATGATACAGCTATTGACGATTGTTCGAGACTGGCTTCTCTAATTAATGAGCTGGTGGATGTTTCCCGCCTCGAAACCATGTCCCAGCCTCGCCCTAAAGAGACCCTGGATATTAAGATGGTGATCACCGAATCTGTCACCCCCTTGATAAAACAGGCTGAGAGAAAAGAGATTTCAATCCATTTGGATATTCCGGATAATTTGCCTGACGTCACCATTGACTCCTTTCGATTCCCCTGGGTCATAACAAATTTGATTGGAAATGCGCTGAGGTATACCTCAAAAGGTGGGGTTATACTTTTCAAGGCCTACCGACAGGGGGAACGATGCTATTTTCAATGTTCCGATACGGGAGAAGGAATAAAACCTGAATATCTTCCACATATTTTTGACCGCTTCACCCAATTTTCAGAACGGGGAAAAAGCGGCACTGTTGGTCTGGGACTGGCCATCGTAAAAGATATCATCGACCAGCACGGCGGGGATATCAAGGTAAAAAGCCAAGTGGGCGAAGGAACGAGCTTTACATTCTGGATACCCGGTAGCATCAAGGAGAATACAGATGAATAA
- a CDS encoding methyl-accepting chemotaxis protein yields MTIRFKMVLIAVISFISLVATAGLGQYTLSRMAETLELYNKKNETLLALFRASKEFDNILEVYKADIIATMLGQETNQEWGKIEEKLDNIQKKLIHAEQTNNMKPSIKDLLQALKADLKKGVSAISDEDAYGASEIFSSKIIPLQKEIKQEISQIVFSAETILKTNYDDAVAKYQSNRKILILIVSIICIGILGFVMIIGNRISKRLQQTVQDVGIIAQGNMTVKMEENQSDEIGKLNQSLNKMTTDLRAMFKDIAMDVETLTANASLLVMSAGKIKAQCDLADDKSNAAATEVNEVKETMNSLSAATEEASTSIQMIVAASEEMSVTIQKISQNANQGNQTTSDAVQVSQDISGLINKLGHAASEIGEFTSTIADISGQINLLALNATIEAARAGEAGKGFAVVADEIKTLAEQTDVATNEIKQKIDGIQSIARESMDAIKSVSVVIGNVNSIMSTVATSVGEQTTAISEISNNVGQTSLGVNEVSKNINHTTLIIKEITQHIMEANQLIQETNSRSEEVNKSADELSQLAENLHVMTSRFKL; encoded by the coding sequence ATGACAATTCGATTCAAAATGGTTCTAATTGCGGTAATTTCTTTCATTTCACTAGTAGCTACTGCCGGGCTTGGGCAATACACTCTGTCCCGTATGGCTGAGACCCTTGAATTGTACAATAAAAAGAATGAAACCCTTTTAGCACTTTTCAGAGCATCAAAAGAGTTTGATAATATCCTGGAAGTTTATAAGGCAGACATCATAGCCACCATGTTAGGCCAGGAGACTAATCAGGAATGGGGCAAAATCGAAGAGAAACTGGACAATATTCAAAAGAAGTTAATCCACGCAGAACAAACAAACAATATGAAGCCGTCAATCAAGGATTTGCTGCAAGCCCTTAAAGCAGACCTGAAAAAAGGCGTATCTGCAATTTCTGATGAAGACGCCTATGGGGCAAGTGAAATATTTTCATCAAAAATCATTCCTCTTCAAAAAGAAATTAAACAGGAGATCAGCCAGATTGTTTTTAGCGCTGAAACAATATTAAAAACCAATTATGACGATGCCGTTGCAAAATATCAATCTAATCGAAAAATTCTAATCCTCATTGTGTCCATCATCTGTATTGGTATATTGGGTTTTGTCATGATCATCGGAAATAGGATTTCAAAACGACTCCAACAGACGGTCCAGGATGTTGGTATAATTGCGCAGGGTAACATGACGGTGAAAATGGAAGAGAATCAATCTGATGAAATCGGTAAGTTGAATCAGTCTCTCAATAAAATGACCACAGACCTAAGGGCAATGTTTAAAGACATTGCAATGGACGTCGAAACACTGACCGCCAACGCCAGTCTTCTTGTAATGTCCGCAGGCAAAATTAAAGCGCAATGTGACCTGGCAGATGACAAATCAAACGCGGCAGCAACGGAAGTCAACGAAGTGAAAGAGACCATGAATAGTCTCTCCGCCGCCACAGAAGAGGCTTCGACCAGTATCCAGATGATTGTGGCCGCATCTGAAGAGATGTCTGTGACCATTCAAAAAATTTCCCAGAATGCCAACCAGGGCAATCAAACCACGTCAGACGCTGTACAGGTATCACAAGACATTTCAGGGCTAATAAATAAACTGGGGCACGCCGCCTCTGAAATTGGTGAGTTTACAAGCACCATTGCAGATATTTCAGGGCAGATTAACCTACTCGCTCTGAACGCCACCATAGAAGCCGCGAGAGCCGGCGAAGCCGGGAAAGGCTTTGCTGTTGTCGCAGATGAAATTAAAACTCTGGCAGAACAAACCGATGTTGCCACCAATGAAATTAAGCAAAAAATTGACGGAATTCAAAGTATCGCCAGGGAGTCAATGGATGCTATTAAATCCGTTTCAGTAGTTATCGGCAACGTCAACTCCATTATGTCAACCGTGGCAACATCTGTGGGTGAACAGACAACGGCAATAAGCGAAATCTCCAACAATGTGGGCCAAACAAGCTTAGGCGTTAATGAGGTAAGTAAGAATATCAATCACACAACCTTGATCATAAAAGAGATAACTCAGCATATTATGGAGGCTAACCAACTGATCCAGGAGACTAATTCCCGTAGTGAAGAGGTGAATAAAAGTGCGGACGAATTATCCCAACTGGCTGAAAATTTACATGTTATGACAAGCCGGTTTAAGCTGTAA
- a CDS encoding cache domain-containing protein: MKKIMICAVTLSCIFISTNCFAADITKEQVVSLVEKTCEDIKADAKGTFEKITNAESPYTNAQNPAFYVFVYDTEVVIVAHPKKNLIGRSYKGKPDVKGKKFRDDIVKGALEKGTGWVDYFYKKPEEKGIHQKTTYYKLVTGSDGNKYVVASGKYL; encoded by the coding sequence ATGAAAAAAATAATGATTTGTGCTGTTACTCTGTCATGCATTTTTATCTCAACCAACTGCTTTGCTGCTGATATCACCAAAGAGCAAGTAGTTTCGCTTGTGGAAAAAACCTGTGAAGATATCAAGGCAGATGCCAAGGGAACTTTTGAAAAAATAACCAATGCGGAATCGCCCTATACAAATGCCCAAAACCCAGCTTTTTATGTTTTTGTCTACGATACCGAAGTCGTCATTGTTGCCCACCCCAAAAAAAATCTTATCGGCAGAAGTTACAAAGGGAAACCGGATGTGAAAGGCAAAAAGTTCAGGGATGATATTGTCAAAGGTGCCCTTGAAAAGGGAACAGGATGGGTGGACTATTTCTATAAAAAACCAGAAGAAAAAGGCATTCATCAAAAAACCACCTATTATAAATTAGTAACCGGATCAGACGGCAATAAGTACGTGGTTGCAAGCGGGAAATACTTATAA